In one Fibrobacter sp. genomic region, the following are encoded:
- a CDS encoding site-specific DNA-methyltransferase, with translation MEKMKFETPDMTQMNIEKIAALFPNCITEKKDDSGKITKAVNFDALKQILGDSIADGDESYEFTWVGKRDAMVEAAKPIRKTLRPCVEESVNFDTTENLYIEGDNLEALKLLQEGYLGKVKMIYIDPPYNTGNDFIYKDDFRMDSKKYDEESGAVDDEGNRMVQNSDSNGRFHSDWCSMIYSRLLLARNLLTDDGVIFISIDDNEQANLKKICDEVFGSDCFVGDVAWQRTYSTRNDSKGLVREIEHIVSYSRQREWMPYALPRTAEMNAMYKNPDNDVNPWTSDNPFAPGAATHQGMVYAIQHPFTGEMIYPSANACWRYQQDEMLKIMQGWGKYVLKNLDDEELRAAVCGISANDIRKNVMGIVLEDSLENAKKFAQSVYDRGQWPKFYFTKNGFGGIRRKTYLDAVGGKLPTNFWPFSETGHTDEAKKEILSLFDGKAPFDTPKPTRLLDRMLTIASEKDSLILDFFSGSATTAHAIFKKNLEDGGNRRFILVQVPEETKSPAYKNICEIGKERIRRAGAKILAEKQAEQQKSSEKNDLFDAQNVSDNNAKTLDIGFRVLKIDDSNMKDVYYSAGEVSQQNLLDQISNIKEDRTDMDLLFGCLVDWGVSLSLPIKTETIEGVTIHNVNDGDLIASFSENIPETVIRQIAAKKPLRVVFRDSSFRDAPSKINVTEIFKTLSPNTTVKVI, from the coding sequence ATGGAAAAGATGAAGTTTGAAACTCCTGATATGACTCAGATGAACATTGAAAAGATTGCGGCTTTGTTCCCGAATTGCATTACCGAAAAGAAGGATGATAGCGGCAAGATTACGAAAGCTGTGAACTTTGACGCCTTGAAGCAGATTCTGGGTGATTCCATTGCCGATGGGGATGAATCCTACGAGTTCACCTGGGTGGGGAAGCGCGACGCCATGGTGGAGGCCGCCAAGCCCATACGCAAGACTTTGCGCCCCTGCGTCGAGGAGTCCGTCAACTTCGATACCACCGAGAACCTCTACATTGAAGGCGACAATCTCGAAGCTCTGAAACTGCTCCAGGAAGGTTATCTTGGCAAGGTCAAGATGATTTACATCGACCCGCCCTACAATACCGGAAACGACTTCATCTACAAGGATGATTTCCGCATGGATTCCAAGAAGTACGACGAGGAAAGCGGAGCCGTTGACGACGAAGGAAATCGCATGGTGCAAAATTCCGACAGCAATGGCCGATTCCATTCTGACTGGTGTTCCATGATTTATAGCCGTCTTCTCCTTGCCAGGAATTTGCTGACCGATGATGGCGTGATTTTCATTAGTATTGATGATAATGAACAGGCTAATTTGAAGAAAATTTGTGATGAAGTTTTTGGTTCAGATTGCTTTGTTGGGGATGTTGCTTGGCAGAGAACATATTCCACAAGAAACGATTCAAAAGGTCTTGTTCGTGAAATTGAACATATTGTGTCGTATAGCCGACAGCGTGAATGGATGCCATATGCTTTACCAAGAACTGCAGAAATGAATGCAATGTACAAAAATCCTGATAATGATGTGAATCCATGGACTAGTGATAATCCATTTGCTCCTGGAGCAGCGACACATCAAGGTATGGTGTATGCTATTCAACATCCTTTTACTGGAGAAATGATATATCCAAGTGCTAATGCATGTTGGCGTTATCAGCAAGATGAAATGCTGAAAATTATGCAAGGCTGGGGAAAGTACGTTTTAAAAAACTTGGATGACGAAGAACTAAGGGCTGCTGTATGTGGAATATCTGCGAATGACATCCGCAAAAATGTTATGGGAATTGTTTTAGAAGATTCTTTAGAAAATGCTAAAAAATTTGCTCAAAGTGTTTATGATCGAGGTCAATGGCCGAAATTTTACTTTACAAAAAATGGATTTGGTGGAATTCGTCGAAAAACATATTTAGATGCTGTTGGAGGAAAACTTCCTACAAATTTTTGGCCTTTTTCTGAAACGGGCCACACCGATGAAGCAAAAAAGGAAATTCTTTCTTTATTTGATGGCAAGGCTCCATTTGACACTCCCAAACCCACTCGTTTGCTAGACAGAATGTTAACGATAGCCTCAGAAAAAGATTCTTTGATTCTAGACTTTTTCTCTGGTTCGGCAACAACAGCTCATGCTATTTTTAAGAAAAATTTAGAGGATGGCGGAAATCGCAGGTTTATCTTAGTGCAAGTTCCTGAAGAAACGAAATCTCCAGCATACAAGAACATCTGCGAAATCGGCAAGGAACGCATCCGGCGTGCCGGAGCAAAAATCCTTGCCGAAAAACAAGCCGAACAGCAAAAGTCCTCAGAAAAGAACGACCTCTTTGACGCTCAAAATGTTTCTGACAACAATGCCAAAACTCTGGACATCGGCTTCCGTGTCCTAAAAATAGACGACTCCAACATGAAGGATGTCTATTATTCCGCAGGCGAAGTCTCCCAGCAGAACCTCCTCGATCAAATCAGCAACATCAAGGAAGATCGCACCGATATGGACCTTCTCTTCGGTTGCCTCGTCGATTGGGGCGTCTCCCTGTCGCTCCCCATCAAAACAGAAACCATCGAAGGCGTCACCATCCACAATGTCAACGACGGCGACCTCATCGCAAGTTTCTCCGAAAACATCCCAGAAACCGTCATCCGCCAAATCGCCGCCAAGAAACCCCTCCGCGTCGTCTTCCGCGACTCCTCCTTCCGCGACGCCCCCTCCAAAATCAACGTCACCGAAATCTTCAAAACCCTCAGCCCCAACACAACCGTCAAGGTGATTTAG
- a CDS encoding HEPN domain-containing protein produces MVYAELDKDLIDLAINHISLDIENAESKWDVSYCHGTYYLFVNNGQEKLYQISQKYSTKEILPEQMKNMFLPAIISLKCDESKQNEILSVLHDKIKESVKNNTIVLPVTGIVVDASFKIGRFTLYPKMEYIQEKKNVLNKFDCDCIEKDFPATLAVAELQSHPNSANEIGIGILKSELNRLKAFIPYLRDSTKHWIHPLKTDVLLLEQYVVFGDYGGVSGMSHVANTQPLYLEAKNDKPTSISFREFLNGRMNFSSIIDGKTDFWQALNIGYEWLGKEYDEEKLENKLIYSIFALECLLSNVSNFSSISAAIAEKCAFLVGETVDDRIKIFNQAKDLYNLRSALVHGYSKNPVTEEKVWQAYWLAMEVYRRVTKMLVAGDITNQKDFEKYILNKKFEMDN; encoded by the coding sequence ATGGTGTACGCCGAATTAGACAAAGACTTGATTGATCTTGCGATAAATCATATTTCGCTTGATATTGAAAACGCGGAGTCCAAATGGGATGTTTCTTATTGTCATGGAACTTATTATCTTTTTGTAAATAACGGTCAGGAAAAATTATATCAAATTTCTCAAAAATACTCTACAAAAGAAATCTTGCCAGAGCAAATGAAAAATATGTTCTTGCCTGCGATTATTTCTTTGAAATGTGATGAATCAAAACAAAATGAAATTTTGTCTGTTTTGCACGATAAAATTAAAGAGTCTGTAAAAAACAATACCATTGTTTTGCCTGTTACAGGAATTGTTGTTGATGCTTCGTTTAAAATAGGGCGTTTTACTCTCTATCCAAAAATGGAGTACATTCAAGAAAAGAAAAATGTTCTGAATAAATTTGATTGCGATTGTATAGAAAAAGATTTTCCAGCGACATTGGCCGTTGCTGAATTACAGAGCCATCCTAACTCTGCCAATGAAATTGGTATTGGCATATTGAAGTCTGAGCTAAATCGATTAAAAGCTTTCATTCCATATTTAAGAGATTCTACGAAACATTGGATTCATCCCCTAAAAACAGACGTTTTGTTGTTGGAACAATACGTTGTGTTTGGTGATTATGGGGGCGTTTCAGGAATGTCTCATGTAGCCAACACACAGCCTCTTTATTTGGAAGCAAAAAACGATAAACCAACTTCCATATCTTTTCGAGAATTTTTGAATGGAAGAATGAACTTTTCTTCAATTATTGACGGCAAAACCGATTTCTGGCAGGCTTTAAATATCGGTTATGAATGGCTCGGTAAAGAATACGATGAAGAAAAACTGGAAAATAAACTGATATATTCGATTTTTGCATTAGAGTGTTTACTATCTAACGTATCCAATTTTTCTTCCATCTCTGCAGCAATCGCAGAAAAATGTGCATTTTTGGTTGGTGAAACTGTTGATGATAGGATAAAGATTTTTAACCAAGCAAAAGATTTGTATAATTTGCGTTCGGCCTTGGTTCACGGTTATTCTAAAAATCCCGTGACAGAAGAAAAAGTATGGCAGGCATATTGGTTGGCAATGGAAGTATATCGGAGAGTGACAAAAATGCTTGTAGCAGGTGACATAACCAATCAAAAAGATTTTGAAAAATATATTTTGAATAAAAAGTTTGAAATGGATAATTGA
- a CDS encoding helix-turn-helix domain-containing protein: MDKKLISISDLMNEMGIDKDIAKKVTDNINNHSVSQNLTILRAKADLSQAEMAKKMGVSQSFISKLEVASNDQIKFGDFNKFVNALGYDTTLTISKPQNIVQKIKNTYNQLFALTKELQNYAVDDEAILQSIAKFELEATHNMLNLASALIESSASKLNKIHPQQEPQIILDDSIVSHKKKELVTA, translated from the coding sequence ATGGATAAGAAATTGATAAGTATATCGGATTTGATGAATGAAATGGGAATTGATAAAGACATTGCCAAAAAAGTCACAGACAATATCAATAATCATAGCGTAAGTCAAAATCTTACAATCTTGCGAGCAAAGGCTGATTTGTCGCAGGCCGAAATGGCGAAAAAGATGGGAGTATCGCAATCGTTCATTTCTAAACTTGAAGTTGCAAGCAACGATCAAATCAAATTTGGAGATTTCAACAAGTTTGTCAATGCTCTGGGTTATGATACAACGCTCACAATTTCAAAACCCCAGAACATTGTTCAAAAAATCAAGAACACATACAATCAGCTTTTTGCCTTGACAAAGGAATTGCAGAATTACGCAGTTGATGACGAAGCAATTCTTCAGAGTATTGCGAAATTCGAATTGGAAGCAACGCATAATATGTTGAATCTTGCTTCGGCATTGATTGAAAGCAGCGCTTCTAAATTAAACAAGATTCATCCTCAACAGGAACCGCAGATTATTCTTGATGATTCAATTGTTTCTCACAAGAAAAAAGAATTGGTTACTGCTTAA
- a CDS encoding DEAD/DEAH box helicase family protein, protein MKIQFKHQQFQADAAKAVCDVFLGQPYLESSYLLDSGTMKLFGGDVSAHNKVMGFCNQPLVPQMTDELVLKNLQAVQAGNLLQTDEKLDGRFNLTIEMETGTGKTYTYIKTMYELNKAYGWSKFIVVVPSIAIREGVYKSFQIVQEHFAEEYGKSIRFFIYNSQNLTEIDHFASDSHINVMIINAQAFNATGKDARRIYMKLDEFRSRRPIDIISSTNPILIIDEPQSVEGKKTKDRLLEFKPLMTLRYSATHRKDAIYNMVYRLDAMDAYNKRLVKKISVKGITATGSTATEGYLYLEKVQVFTDKNPVATLEFDYKGKNGLLKKTANVTKNFNLYEQSGELEEYKDNYVVTEVDGRDNSITFANGKKLLAGEYVGVVNEDQLRRIQIRETIISHFERERALFSKGIKVLSLFFIDEVKKYRDYDAADEQGVYAKMFEEEYDSVRKSLQQDLLESPDYLEFLDKTVARKAHAGYFSIDKSKKGAGRFKDCELKKGSSESDDVDAYDLIMKDKERLLSREEPVRFIFSHSALKEGWDNQNVFQICTLKSSGSEVRKRQEVGRGLRLCVNQNGERMDAAVLGADVHSVNVLTVIANESYEDFAKALQTEMAENIGTRPVKVTIDLFKGRKLETESGVKIAVSDDLAQNIYDALLECGYVKKGMLTEAYRVDKAAGTLHLSEEVAQYTAGICSLLDTLYDPDAVKPDDARKNNVELHLNKSKFGSKEFKDLWNRINAKSAYVVNFDTDELILKSINALNEKLRVTKIFFKIDQGSLKEIKSKEQLENGNAFKLESTENKAAVVTANSNVKYDLIGKIVEGTQLTRKVVVDILRGIHKPIFDQFQENPEEFIIKASRLINEQKATVIVEHITYNKLESRYETNIFTDNTMKGKLGMNACETHQHLYDHLIYDSTNERDFAQKLEASKDVSLYIKLPKGFFINTPVGNYNPDWAIAFHEGSVKHVYFVAETKGSMSTLELREIESAKIKCARKHFAAISSESVTYDVVDSYEKLLDLVK, encoded by the coding sequence ATGAAAATCCAGTTTAAGCACCAGCAGTTTCAGGCAGATGCCGCCAAGGCAGTTTGTGATGTGTTCCTTGGTCAGCCTTACTTGGAGTCTAGCTATTTGTTGGATTCTGGAACGATGAAACTGTTCGGTGGGGATGTCTCCGCTCACAACAAGGTCATGGGCTTTTGTAACCAGCCTCTTGTTCCGCAGATGACCGATGAACTGGTGCTCAAGAATTTACAGGCGGTGCAGGCAGGGAATCTCCTTCAAACCGATGAAAAGCTGGATGGCCGTTTCAATTTGACCATTGAGATGGAAACGGGTACCGGTAAGACCTACACTTACATCAAGACCATGTATGAACTGAACAAGGCTTATGGCTGGAGCAAGTTCATTGTGGTGGTGCCGAGTATTGCAATCCGTGAAGGCGTGTATAAGTCTTTCCAGATTGTTCAGGAACATTTTGCCGAAGAATACGGTAAGTCCATTCGATTCTTTATCTACAATTCCCAAAATCTTACCGAGATTGATCATTTTGCAAGCGATAGCCATATCAATGTGATGATCATTAACGCTCAGGCTTTTAATGCAACAGGGAAGGATGCCCGCCGCATCTACATGAAGCTTGATGAATTCCGTAGCCGTAGGCCCATTGATATTATTTCTAGCACGAATCCGATTCTCATCATTGATGAACCTCAAAGTGTCGAAGGAAAAAAGACCAAGGATCGCCTGCTAGAATTCAAGCCTTTAATGACGCTTCGTTATTCAGCAACCCATCGCAAGGACGCCATTTATAACATGGTGTATCGCCTTGATGCCATGGATGCCTATAACAAACGCCTGGTCAAGAAAATCAGCGTTAAAGGCATTACTGCCACAGGTTCTACCGCTACGGAAGGCTATCTGTACCTAGAAAAAGTCCAGGTGTTCACCGACAAGAATCCTGTTGCAACATTGGAGTTTGATTACAAGGGCAAGAATGGCTTGCTGAAGAAAACAGCAAATGTAACCAAGAACTTTAATCTTTACGAGCAGTCTGGTGAACTGGAGGAATATAAGGACAACTATGTCGTTACTGAGGTCGATGGCCGCGACAACTCCATCACATTTGCCAATGGGAAAAAACTTCTTGCCGGCGAATATGTGGGTGTAGTAAATGAAGACCAGCTTCGCAGAATCCAGATTCGCGAAACCATCATTTCTCACTTTGAACGCGAACGAGCTTTATTCAGTAAAGGCATTAAGGTCCTGTCGCTGTTCTTCATAGATGAAGTCAAGAAGTATCGTGATTATGATGCTGCTGACGAGCAGGGCGTTTACGCCAAAATGTTCGAAGAGGAATATGATTCTGTTCGCAAGTCTCTGCAGCAGGATTTGTTGGAAAGTCCTGATTACCTCGAATTTCTTGACAAGACTGTAGCTCGCAAGGCTCACGCTGGTTATTTCTCTATTGACAAGAGCAAGAAAGGCGCCGGTCGCTTTAAGGATTGTGAGCTCAAGAAAGGTTCCTCAGAATCTGACGATGTTGATGCCTACGACCTTATTATGAAAGATAAGGAGCGTCTTCTTTCTCGTGAAGAACCTGTGCGTTTTATCTTCAGCCATTCAGCACTTAAGGAAGGTTGGGATAATCAGAATGTTTTCCAGATTTGCACACTCAAGAGTAGTGGTTCTGAAGTTCGCAAGCGCCAGGAAGTTGGCCGCGGCCTTCGCCTTTGTGTAAATCAGAATGGCGAGCGTATGGATGCCGCAGTTCTCGGTGCAGATGTTCATTCCGTGAATGTGCTTACGGTAATTGCAAACGAAAGCTACGAAGATTTCGCCAAAGCCCTGCAGACTGAAATGGCCGAAAACATTGGTACTCGTCCTGTCAAGGTGACTATCGACTTGTTCAAGGGCCGTAAGCTGGAAACAGAATCTGGCGTAAAGATTGCCGTTTCTGATGATTTGGCACAAAATATATACGATGCTCTTCTTGAATGTGGCTATGTGAAAAAGGGTATGCTTACTGAGGCATATCGTGTTGATAAAGCCGCTGGTACACTTCATTTAAGCGAAGAGGTTGCTCAATATACGGCTGGCATTTGTTCCTTGCTAGATACACTTTATGATCCGGATGCCGTCAAGCCTGATGATGCACGAAAGAATAACGTCGAACTACACTTGAATAAAAGTAAATTCGGCTCCAAGGAATTCAAGGATCTTTGGAATCGCATAAATGCAAAGTCTGCCTATGTGGTGAATTTCGACACAGATGAATTGATTCTCAAGTCAATTAATGCTTTGAATGAAAAGCTGCGTGTCACGAAGATTTTCTTCAAGATTGACCAGGGTTCGTTAAAGGAAATCAAGTCCAAGGAACAGTTGGAAAACGGTAATGCCTTTAAGCTGGAATCTACAGAAAATAAGGCTGCCGTCGTTACCGCAAATTCTAATGTTAAGTATGATTTGATTGGTAAAATTGTAGAAGGAACGCAACTGACCCGTAAGGTGGTCGTTGACATTCTTCGCGGCATTCACAAACCGATTTTTGATCAGTTCCAGGAAAACCCGGAAGAATTCATCATCAAGGCGAGCCGTCTAATAAATGAGCAAAAGGCAACAGTTATTGTAGAACATATAACCTACAATAAGCTTGAATCCCGCTACGAAACCAACATCTTTACCGACAACACCATGAAGGGTAAGCTGGGTATGAATGCCTGCGAAACTCACCAGCATTTGTACGATCATCTGATTTACGATTCTACAAACGAACGAGATTTTGCACAGAAGCTCGAAGCAAGCAAGGATGTGTCTTTGTACATCAAGTTGCCGAAGGGATTCTTCATCAACACTCCTGTTGGAAACTACAATCCTGACTGGGCCATTGCCTTCCATGAAGGTTCTGTAAAGCACGTTTATTTCGTCGCCGAAACGAAGGGCTCCATGAGTACCTTGGAACTTCGCGAAATAGAATCCGCAAAAATCAAATGTGCTCGCAAGCACTTCGCCGCAATTTCAAGTGAATCTGTAACGTATGACGTTGTGGATTCCTATGAAAAATTGCTGGATTTGGTGAAATAG
- a CDS encoding RecQ family ATP-dependent DNA helicase, with protein MDSVYQKAHAALESFLGPGKNFRDGQYEAIKATLTNKRTLVVQRTGWGKSMVYFICTKILRDEQKGLTLIISPLLSLMKNQIEAAARAGLKCETLNSSKTIEEKTQILELMEKGEIDLVLTTPETLFTEKVQDALKKIKIGLFVVDEAHCISDWGHDFRLEYCRINKVISGMLKNIPVLATTATANDRVVEDLKQQLGGDVFVSRGPLMRKNLSIQVLNLRYKAMRYAWLIDNINKIPGSGIIYCLTQNDCEHLTEFLNENNINARAYHSGLDEVVNQETEQLFMKNEIKVIVATIKLGMGYDKPDISFVIHYQMPSNVVAYYQQIGRAGRNVDRAYTFLMYGAEDLDIQNYFIETAFPSKSEADSVYSLVAENEGIKLYDIMYHLNYSMGRVEKTLKFLENEEFVYKEKGKYYASAHNFVYNEAHYSDVKNVRYREQSQMLDFIKTNECYSKYIVNCLDDITTENCGICKNCIGHEEFSSVISKESLGRAVAFLEKILLPIEPRVQWAKTDLSSRTKIDMPNEVGVCLSIYGEQGYGVMVKNGKYETKKFSEELVEKSAKVLQNLVSENGISQLAYVPSLRSDVVKDFALRLASKLGISCIDVIQKNVAKMQKEMENSSFQCGNARKSFSLREGTSLSGSILLVDDVVDSKWTLTVCGYLLRTAGAEHVYPYALACSSKKRAD; from the coding sequence ATGGATAGTGTTTATCAGAAAGCTCACGCTGCTTTGGAAAGTTTTCTTGGTCCTGGGAAAAATTTTAGAGATGGCCAATATGAGGCCATTAAGGCTACTCTTACCAATAAAAGGACGCTCGTTGTGCAGCGTACTGGTTGGGGTAAGAGTATGGTGTACTTTATCTGCACCAAGATTTTGAGGGATGAACAAAAGGGGCTGACTCTTATTATTAGCCCTTTGCTGAGTTTGATGAAGAACCAGATTGAAGCAGCGGCTAGGGCAGGCTTGAAGTGTGAAACTTTGAACAGTTCTAAAACGATTGAAGAGAAAACTCAGATTTTAGAATTGATGGAAAAGGGTGAAATAGACCTTGTTTTGACAACGCCAGAAACTCTATTTACTGAAAAAGTTCAAGATGCTTTAAAAAAGATCAAGATAGGTTTATTTGTCGTTGATGAAGCACACTGTATTTCTGATTGGGGACATGATTTTCGTTTGGAGTATTGCCGAATTAACAAGGTTATCAGCGGTATGCTGAAAAATATTCCTGTTCTTGCAACAACGGCAACTGCGAACGACCGGGTTGTAGAAGATCTTAAACAACAACTGGGCGGAGATGTTTTTGTTTCTAGAGGCCCGTTGATGCGCAAGAATCTCTCGATTCAGGTTCTTAATTTGAGGTACAAGGCTATGCGATATGCATGGCTTATAGATAATATCAACAAAATTCCAGGATCGGGTATTATCTATTGCCTTACACAAAATGACTGTGAGCATCTTACAGAATTCCTGAATGAAAATAATATAAACGCAAGGGCTTATCACAGCGGATTAGATGAAGTTGTAAATCAAGAGACTGAACAGTTGTTCATGAAAAATGAAATCAAGGTTATTGTTGCTACGATAAAGCTGGGGATGGGGTACGACAAACCTGATATTTCATTTGTAATTCATTATCAAATGCCATCTAACGTGGTTGCCTATTATCAACAAATTGGTCGTGCAGGGCGAAATGTTGACCGTGCATATACTTTTTTGATGTATGGTGCAGAAGATCTTGATATTCAAAATTATTTCATAGAAACAGCATTTCCTTCAAAATCTGAAGCTGATAGTGTGTATTCTCTTGTCGCAGAAAATGAAGGAATAAAGTTGTATGATATAATGTATCATCTAAATTATTCAATGGGGCGTGTTGAAAAAACATTAAAATTCCTTGAAAATGAGGAATTTGTATACAAAGAAAAGGGTAAATACTATGCTTCTGCTCATAACTTTGTGTATAACGAAGCTCATTATAGCGACGTAAAGAATGTTCGTTATAGAGAGCAATCACAGATGCTTGATTTTATCAAAACGAACGAATGCTATAGCAAATATATTGTCAATTGTTTAGACGATATAACCACTGAAAATTGTGGGATTTGTAAAAATTGTATTGGACATGAGGAATTTTCTTCTGTTATTTCAAAAGAATCCTTGGGCAGAGCGGTAGCATTCTTAGAAAAAATTCTGTTGCCGATTGAACCTAGGGTGCAGTGGGCCAAAACGGATTTGTCTAGTCGCACAAAAATAGATATGCCAAATGAAGTGGGTGTTTGCCTATCGATTTATGGGGAACAGGGCTATGGAGTTATGGTAAAGAATGGAAAGTATGAAACAAAAAAGTTTTCCGAAGAACTTGTTGAAAAAAGCGCAAAAGTTTTGCAAAATCTTGTATCCGAAAATGGAATATCTCAGCTTGCCTACGTTCCCTCCCTGCGAAGCGATGTTGTGAAGGATTTTGCGTTACGATTAGCTTCTAAATTGGGGATTTCCTGCATAGATGTGATTCAAAAAAATGTTGCAAAAATGCAAAAAGAGATGGAGAACAGTTCTTTTCAATGTGGTAATGCTCGAAAATCATTCAGTTTACGAGAAGGAACATCTCTTTCAGGTTCTATATTGTTAGTTGATGATGTTGTAGATTCTAAATGGACTTTGACTGTATGTGGATACTTGTTAAGAACAGCTGGTGCTGAACATGTCTATCCATATGCGTTAGCTTGCAGTTCTAAAAAGAGGGCGGATTAA